One window of Rhodopirellula bahusiensis genomic DNA carries:
- a CDS encoding glycosyltransferase family 4 protein — protein sequence MSGPPLATRDSHFANDSILELDSRSWIVSQLGAREHFAIPRALLAAGRLDRLITDVWCPPSSWLRKVGALDRWHDRYHGDLADAAVKAWPASFVREELSARRKRLRGWDRIRHRNQWFQNRVAIELQRIADSDRRFFSYSYTASRLLPLCRDRGWTNVIGQIDPGPEEERIVAAEHERYSHVTSSWRPAPTAYWDDWRGEVETADQIVVNSPWSAQCLATEGIEEAKVRVIPLVFQTARHGTDIHPIPRNQESLDVLFLGQINLRKGIGRLIDAMRLLKDDSRIQLTLAGPTEVDTSLWADLPHVSWIGPLRRSEVMDIYGQSDVFILPTLSDGYALTQLEALAAGVPVIASRRCGEAVTHGENGWLLKDLEPASIAAAMVHACEQRDELKWGNASRTFGIEQLAERLIKI from the coding sequence ATGAGCGGGCCCCCTCTCGCAACTCGTGACTCGCATTTCGCAAATGATTCGATACTCGAACTTGATTCAAGGTCTTGGATCGTTTCCCAGCTCGGAGCCCGCGAACATTTCGCTATTCCGCGAGCGTTGCTCGCCGCCGGACGATTGGACCGCTTGATTACAGATGTCTGGTGCCCGCCGAGTTCTTGGCTGCGGAAAGTGGGAGCGCTAGATCGGTGGCATGATCGATATCACGGCGATCTCGCGGATGCAGCGGTAAAAGCGTGGCCGGCCTCGTTCGTTCGTGAGGAGCTTTCGGCTCGTCGAAAACGTTTGCGAGGTTGGGATCGAATTCGGCATCGCAACCAATGGTTTCAAAATCGTGTTGCGATCGAATTGCAGCGGATAGCTGATTCGGATCGCCGCTTCTTTTCTTATAGTTACACGGCATCACGATTGCTTCCGTTGTGCCGGGACCGCGGCTGGACGAACGTGATTGGCCAGATCGATCCAGGTCCGGAGGAAGAACGGATCGTGGCGGCCGAACACGAACGCTATTCTCATGTTACTTCGAGCTGGCGGCCAGCTCCAACGGCGTATTGGGATGATTGGCGCGGTGAGGTGGAAACGGCGGACCAAATCGTCGTCAATTCGCCGTGGTCGGCGCAGTGCTTGGCGACAGAGGGCATTGAGGAAGCGAAGGTCCGAGTGATCCCGTTGGTGTTTCAAACGGCGAGACATGGGACGGACATTCACCCCATCCCACGGAATCAAGAATCGCTGGATGTATTGTTTCTGGGGCAGATCAATTTGCGAAAGGGCATCGGTCGTTTGATCGACGCGATGCGGTTGTTAAAAGACGACTCACGAATCCAATTGACCCTGGCGGGCCCGACGGAAGTTGACACATCGCTGTGGGCGGATCTACCCCATGTGAGTTGGATCGGGCCGTTACGTCGCAGCGAGGTGATGGATATTTACGGTCAATCGGACGTATTTATCTTGCCAACACTATCAGACGGCTACGCATTGACGCAGTTGGAAGCGTTGGCGGCTGGCGTTCCCGTGATTGCGTCACGGCGGTGCGGTGAGGCCGTGACACACGGCGAAAACGGATGGTTGCTGAAGGATCTCGAACCGGCGTCGATTGCCGCGGCAATGGTGCATGCCTGCGAGCAACGCGACGAATTGAAATGGGGCAATGCATCGCGAACCTTCGGCATCGAGCAGCTTGCCGAGCGATTGATCAAGATATAG
- a CDS encoding glycosyltransferase family 4 protein, with translation MQICTSDAIYAWDPIDADNDSVSDSSTVESGVVSTIFQAGHYEDISRTKMRDGVNNYLDRERPDAIAVSGWSSADARFCLQWAQRNHCKTILMSETRRADGDRLWWKEALKSRIVRKFDAALVGSQSHADYLAELGLATDKIFRGYNVIDDDYFASSTQKVRDNTRQKTTTPFFLASNRFVEIKNLRRGIEAFAGAMRKESTRPWDLCLLGDGPLRESLIDRSRELGLKVVLGRPWDEPSLDAIGPSPLNTLPEKGRRGSGEKPSESQFDEPTVFFPGFQQIDALPEYYARAAALFHPATSEPWGLVINEAMASGLPILASRNGGAAETLIVQDENGLLFDPEDIQAMTLAMARFMQMPLETHEGWGQRSRELLEQRMPTSAFGKGLRKLLDSSELV, from the coding sequence ATGCAGATTTGTACGTCGGACGCCATCTACGCATGGGATCCAATCGATGCAGACAATGACAGTGTAAGTGATTCTAGCACCGTCGAATCGGGGGTTGTCAGCACGATCTTTCAGGCCGGACACTACGAGGACATCAGTCGCACAAAAATGCGTGACGGCGTCAACAATTACTTGGATCGCGAGCGGCCAGACGCCATTGCGGTCTCTGGGTGGAGCAGTGCTGACGCACGTTTTTGTCTGCAGTGGGCACAACGCAACCATTGCAAAACCATTTTGATGAGCGAAACGCGACGCGCTGATGGCGACCGCCTTTGGTGGAAAGAGGCCTTGAAGTCACGAATTGTACGAAAGTTCGACGCCGCTCTCGTTGGCTCGCAGTCTCATGCTGATTACTTGGCGGAGCTTGGATTGGCAACGGACAAGATTTTCCGTGGCTATAACGTCATTGATGACGACTACTTTGCCAGTTCGACCCAGAAAGTGCGGGACAACACAAGGCAGAAGACCACAACGCCGTTCTTTTTGGCCAGCAACCGGTTTGTTGAGATCAAGAATCTGCGTCGCGGGATCGAGGCGTTTGCGGGTGCGATGCGAAAGGAGAGTACACGGCCTTGGGATCTGTGTTTATTGGGCGATGGTCCGCTGCGGGAATCGCTCATCGATCGATCCCGGGAATTGGGGTTGAAAGTAGTTTTGGGAAGGCCTTGGGACGAGCCGTCGCTGGACGCGATCGGCCCCTCACCCTTAAACACTCTCCCCGAAAAGGGGCGGCGGGGTAGCGGCGAGAAACCGTCTGAAAGTCAATTTGACGAGCCCACTGTTTTTTTTCCCGGGTTTCAGCAAATCGATGCACTGCCGGAATACTACGCTCGCGCGGCGGCGCTCTTTCATCCGGCGACCAGCGAGCCTTGGGGATTGGTCATCAATGAGGCGATGGCGTCGGGATTGCCGATTCTGGCCAGTCGCAATGGGGGTGCGGCGGAAACCTTAATCGTCCAGGATGAGAACGGGCTGCTATTCGATCCAGAGGATATCCAAGCGATGACCTTGGCAATGGCTAGGTTCATGCAGATGCCATTGGAAACACACGAAGGCTGGGGACAACGCTCTCGTGAATTGCTCGAACAACGCATGCCCACGTCGGCATTCGGTAAGGGGCTGCGAAAATTGTTGGATAGCAGTGAGTTGGTTTGA
- a CDS encoding acyltransferase family protein, with the protein MAISETQSDFLNLTRWIAAGLVVLEHARSLLFVDYGQTESPGILDKGFYFATGFGHEAVVIFFVTSGFLVGGTAWDLFQKEQFEWRRYMADRASRLYAVLIVAVILGGVMDWIGGNYFNAFGFYTDQTPEPVAVVGESFLDRLSLRHAAVSLIMFQEVWLPSFGSNGPLWSLAHEWWYYILFPLLLGVLKGPALPRLVCAGLGILLCWLLTPYILILFGVWLLGVLGWRLNARRWFSPFLALPVFFASLLMMRLEVHLFPYSHQYLLGLGFAILLNSVAGGENRFWLQGWSRWLADFSYSLYLIHLPVILFITAVLFAAGDRLTRYELNLTTCLLFLAVVMAAYLVSFVVSLFTEAKTRHIRDRLYKAIGVGSSNTGADVTSKT; encoded by the coding sequence ATGGCAATTTCCGAAACCCAATCTGACTTTCTGAATCTGACGCGATGGATCGCTGCCGGTTTGGTTGTGCTAGAACACGCGCGTAGTCTATTGTTTGTCGACTACGGCCAAACCGAATCGCCTGGAATACTGGATAAGGGGTTTTACTTTGCGACTGGCTTTGGCCACGAGGCCGTCGTGATCTTTTTCGTCACCAGCGGATTTTTGGTTGGCGGAACGGCCTGGGATTTGTTTCAAAAAGAACAATTCGAATGGCGACGCTACATGGCAGATCGAGCAAGCCGATTGTACGCAGTGTTGATTGTCGCCGTAATTTTGGGTGGCGTCATGGATTGGATTGGCGGGAACTATTTCAACGCGTTTGGATTCTATACGGACCAAACGCCTGAACCGGTTGCTGTGGTGGGGGAATCGTTCTTAGATCGATTGTCACTCCGTCACGCGGCTGTCAGCTTGATCATGTTTCAAGAGGTATGGCTGCCGTCATTCGGCAGCAATGGTCCGTTGTGGAGTCTTGCCCATGAATGGTGGTACTACATTCTGTTTCCGCTGTTGCTGGGCGTGTTGAAGGGCCCCGCATTACCACGCTTGGTATGCGCTGGTCTGGGCATCTTGCTGTGCTGGCTACTGACGCCATACATCTTGATCTTGTTTGGTGTCTGGTTGCTGGGTGTTCTCGGGTGGAGGTTGAACGCCAGGCGATGGTTTTCACCGTTCTTGGCTTTACCTGTTTTCTTCGCAAGCCTGTTGATGATGCGACTGGAGGTTCACCTGTTTCCGTACTCACACCAGTACTTATTGGGGCTTGGGTTTGCAATTTTGCTGAACTCAGTTGCGGGGGGCGAGAATCGCTTTTGGCTACAAGGTTGGTCACGCTGGCTAGCCGATTTTTCGTACTCGCTTTACTTGATTCATCTGCCCGTCATCCTGTTCATCACCGCTGTGCTTTTCGCTGCTGGTGATCGACTGACACGCTACGAACTTAATCTGACGACGTGCTTGTTGTTCCTGGCCGTGGTCATGGCGGCGTACTTGGTCAGCTTTGTCGTTTCGTTGTTCACTGAAGCCAAAACTCGCCACATTCGTGATCGGTTGTACAAAGCGATCGGCGTGGGTTCTAGCAACACTGGCGCAGATGTCACGAGCAAAACATAA